The DNA sequence TCACGGCCGACAACACAAGTTCGCCGGACAATGCCGCGGCGACCGCCGTTGCAACATCGATACCGGCTTTGTCCTGAGCTTCGACAGTCGACGCTCCGAGATGCGGGGTAAGGACCACCTGCGGTAAATCGAACAGCGGGCTGGCCGTCAACGGTTCGACCGCAAACACGTCGAGACCCGCCCCGGCCACGTGACCGTTACGAACTGCCTCGGCGAGATCCTCCTCGACGATGATCCCGCCACGCGATGTGTTGACAATGCGAACACCCGGCTTCATCGACGAGAAGGCGTCGGCATCGAGCATGCTTTCCGTCTCGCGGGTCTTGGGAAGATGGACGGTGATGAAATCTGCGACCGCGTACAGGTCCGACACGTCTTCAACAATCTGCACGCCCAGCCGGCTGGCAATGTCTGGCGACACGAACGGGTCGTACCCGATGAGATTCATCCCGAAAGCTCTCGCCCGCTCAGCGACCAGCGACCCGATTCGACCCATGCCGAGAATCCCCAGCGTTTTGCCATGCAGCTCAACCCCTTGAAAACTGGTCCGATCCCATGTCCCCGATCGCAAGACCGCATCGGCTCTCGCCACATTTCGGGCCTGGGACAGGATCAACGCCATGGCGTGTTCAGCGGCGGAGATCGTATTGGCAGTTGGGGCGTTGACCACGAGGACGCCCTGGGCAGTGGCGGCTTTCAAATCGATGTTGTCGACGCCGACGCCGGCTCGACCGACCACCGTTAGTTTTGGAGCTGCCGCCAACAATTCGGCGTCGACCTGGGTGGCGGAGCGAACCACCAATCCGTCGGCGTCGCGGAGACGAAGGAGCAGATCGGCCCGTTCGACACCGGCGGCATTGTCGACCGTACAGGCGCGCTCAAGCGCTTCGAGACCTGCGGCTGCTATGACTTCGGCGACGACTACCTTGGGTTTGTCCATCATCAATTGTCCTCCTCGGGCGTTTGAAATACAAAACCGGGTCCGGTCACGCCGCTCGGGCCCCGCTGCCGTGTAGATTCAGAGGTGGAGGTGTCACATGGCATGGAAGACGATCGTTGCGGCTACCGATGGATCTGAGCGGTCAATCGCCGCTACCCAGTTTGCGGCGAACCTGGCCCGAGAAAGTGGCGCCAAGCTCCATGTTGTCACGGTCGTGCGACCGCCGGAAGGCTGGTGGGGCATCGAGGGCGCACCCCCTCCCCCGCGCGCCATGTCAGAAGCCGTTGTTGACGCCCGCCAGTCGATTCTCGATGTGACCATGTCAAAGCTGGATCAGACCGATCTCGAAGTCACCACTGCCCTTGAGGTCGGTGAGCCGTCCGGGACGATCGTCAAGTACTGCGAGGACTTCGAAGCGGACCTGCTCGTCCTCGGTAGACGTGGGGCCGGCTTCATCGAACGATTCGTGATGGGATCGGTTGCCGACCGGCTGGCGCACTATTCGCCATGCCCGATTCTGATCATTCCCTAGCGGCACCTAGGGCTGGTAGACAACCGCTCCGAAGAGCTCCTCATTGACGCGCCTCACGGCAGCTTGGCCTTCGGATCCGAGTAGCCACTCGGCGAAATCAAGGCCGGCTGGCGATGCGGATTCGATGACTGTGACCCGATAGGGGTTGGTTGGCGGATCCACCAGGTCAACCCGCACGAGGTGCCCGAGGTTCTCTGCACCAACGAAAGCCCCGACCTCGGATAAAGTGAATGCCCCCCGCTGATCGGCGACCTGAAGGGTTAGGCCCATGCCCTGCCCGGTCGAAATGTACCAATCGCCGTCCGGTGCCGCCCCGGGCCAGGGCCACTGGTTGAGCTCGGTTTCATGAGTCCCCGATCCGTCTCCCCGAGACACAAAGCCATAGCTACGATCCGCAATCTGCGCGAACGCTTCGGTAGTCGTGAGTCCGTTCAGGGTTTCGGCAAGACCGGGCGGACCGACGAGAACAAACTCACTCGAAAATACAATCTTCGAGAGTCGGGGATCCTCATCGGCGAGGAAAACGGCCTCCTGTTCGGGGGCATGGGTGATGAGAACCTCGGCCGCCCCTGATTTGCCGAGATTGAGAATCTGAGCGCTCGACTCTCCGAGAATGCTCAGTTGAACTCCAGGGTGATCCGCCTCGTACTGGGCGGCCACTGCTTCGATGAACCCGCTGTCGACCAGCGTCGTCCCGGCCCCGACGATCACCCGGTCGGGAGAACCCCCACAGGCGGCCAGCCCGAGTATCAAGGCCACGACCAGCCCTTTCAAGACGGCACGACCCGCACGGCGGTTGCTTTCACGACAGCAGTCGCCGGCACTCCCTCTCTCAGGCCAAGGGCTTCCAACGATCCCGGCGTCAACAAAGCCACGATCGGAACCCCGGCGTCCAACACAACTTCGACAAATCGGCCGACCGACCGCACCTCGGTAACCATCCCGATGAAGCTGTTCCTGGCCGATCCGACCGAAGGCGGCGTACCGGCATACATTGTGACGGTCTCGGCTCCGAACATCACTCGCACGGTGTCGCCCAGTTCGTGATCGCCAACTCCCCAGATGGCACTCCCACCTGAGGCAACCGAGCACAAGGGCCCTTCAGTAACCCGCACGATCCCATCAAGAACGTTGCCAAGCCCGACCGCGGCCGCTACGGCTTCGTCAGCGGGTTGGGCAAACACTTCGTGGATCGGACCGGCCTGGTGCACTGCCCCATCAATCAGGACAACCATGTTTTGGCCGAGAATCACCGCGGCATCCTGGTCATGGGTCACGATCACCGCACTCCGGTCACCGATCGCTTCGACGATCACCCTGGCCACGTTGATTCGATCCTGTGTGTCGAGGGCCACCAATGGTTCGTCGAGCAGAACCCACGGTTCGGGTCTCGCCAGGGTACGGGCGAGGGCGAAACGTTGCCGTTCACCACCAGACACCGCCGTCGCCTCCATAAGGTGCCCGACTCCCAGCCGATCCGCCAGGTGACGAGCCCTGGCCGCCTGCTCGGCGTTCAAGCCAAGGCCAAGGTTCCATCCGGCACTGCCACGGAAGTGGTAGACGGTCTGTGGCAGATAGGTGGCCTCCCACGGATTGTCACCGATGGTGCCGGCCAGTAATCGTAGAAGCGTCGACTTACCGGCGCCGTTGGGCCCGAAGACGACGGTTCGCATACCGGTTGGAATATCGACCTCACAGTCGAGTTGGGACCCGTCAGCCGGGTACGTAAATCTCATACCGACCTCAATCGCCCTAAGGCCACATTCACCAGCGCGACGATGATGAGAAGGACGAACCCGAGGGCGAGGGCCGAATCAAAGTGGGCCTGGCGGGCTTGCTGCACGATCGCGGTGGTGAGGACCTGGGTTTCGCCTTCAATGTTGCCACCAACGATGAGAACGGCACCTACCTCGGAAACGACCCGCCCGAAGGCGGCGGCCACCGCTGCGATCACGCCGGGACGGGCCTCCCGAGCCGCTACAAATCCACGCCGATAACCGGTGAGCCTCAGCGCGACCAGTTGCTCACTGGCAGCCGGGCCGAGCCCGCGAATCGCCCCGGCGGTGACTCCTGCCGCAATGGGAATCGCCAAGAGCGCCTGGGCACCGACCATGGCCACCGGCGTGAACACAAGATCAAGAGAACCGAGCGGGCCGTCATTCCACAGCAGTATCAAGATCAATAGTCCGGCCAGGACCGGCGGGACACCCATACCGGCGTTTACCAACACGTCGATGGTGTTTCGTAGTCGGTGGCGAGTGAGTGCCAACCAGGTCCCCAGCGGCACACCCACCAGAACCCCGATAGCCGTGGCGACCCCGGCCACCGCCAGGGTCAGAAACAGGATCCGTCGAAGCTCTGCCCCGAATCCGAAGAGCTCCCTAACAGTGTCCGCCAGGAGACCGCCCAAGAACTCCAACGGTCAGGTACTGAACCAGAACCAGGCGGCCGCCGCCGCAATGGCCGCGAAGATCGCCAGTTTGAATACTTTCTTCACGACCCAAAAAATCACCAGACCGGTCGCACCGATTCCGAGCAAGAGAGGTAGCCATTGATCCATGGCGTCAGGTTAGCTTCCGTGAAAGAGAGCGGGCGTCAAACGCGGGACGAGGACATCGGCCCCGGCCAATTCGTCCATGCCGAACTGACCCCGGTCCACCGCCACCACCCGCATACCCGCCGCCCTGGCTGCCGCTATTCCAACCGGAGAGTCTTCAACAGCCGTACAGACTTCGGGAGGCACCCCGAGCAGTTCGGCTGCTTTCAGGAAGAGATCAGGAGCGGGCTTCACGGCGACCACCTCGTCGCCGGCCACCGACGCCAAGAAGAAATCGGCCAGGCCAGTGGCCCGCAACGAAACGTCCAATCGATCGCGGGCAGACGTCGAGGCCACGGCCAGCAATACGCCACGACCCACCAGTACTTCAATGGTGTCCTTGGCATCCTCAAACGATTCCAGATGACGTTCAAACAGGGCGAACATGGCGTCGGAAATAGCTGCCTTGACGATTTCGGGCGGTGGTAGATCTGCTCGCCCGGCAAAATAGGCGTACTCGTATTCGAAAGGATGACCTACCAACTGTTGGCGATCCTCGTCACTAACGACAACGTCAAAGAGGCCCATCGCAGACGCAATGGCCGTCCACGCCAGAGATTCGGAGTCGACCAGAACTCCGTCGCAGTCGAAAACGACAGGCATCTAGCCAATCCGGGATCGAATGATTTCCGTAGCCGCTCGTGGGTCGGCTTTACCGCCGGTAACACGCATGACAAGACCAACGAAAAACCCGATGAGTTTGTCCTCGCCTCCTGCCAACCGGGCGAACTGTTCTTCGTTGTCGGCAATGACTTCGTCGACCGCCTTTTCCAACGCTCGTGAGTCATTGATCTGCACCAGGTCGTGGGCGGTAGCGACTTCGACTGGACCACCTTCACCGGCAAGAACATATCCGAGGACCTCTTTGGCGGCGGTTGATGACAACGAGTTTGCCGCGACCATCGCAGCCAGATCACGGAGGTGTTCCCCGGTGAGAGCTGACTCGCCCACGTCCATGGACTCCCGCCGGGACCAGGCCGTCACCTCACCAGTGAGCCAGTTGGCGGCGACGTTGCCTGGGGCACCTGCCTCCACTGCCGATTCGAACAGCGTTGCGAGTGCTTCAGAACCAGCCAGCGAAGATGCTGAGTCGCCATCCGCGCCGAGCGCTATATACCGGCGAACCCTGGCTGCCGGCATTTCGGGCAGAGTGGCAGCTATCTCATCACGCCATTCATCCGTAACTTCGATCGGCAGGAGATCGGGTTCCGGAAAGTACCGGTAGTCCGAGCTTCCTTCCTTGGAACGCATCGAGTGGGTGACACCTTCGCCTTCGTCCCAGTGACGGGTCTCTTGATGAACGATCCCCCCGGATTCCAGGACGCCCCCCTGACGACGAATCTCGTAGTCGACGGCCCGCTCCAGCGACCGAAATGAGTTCATATTCTTGACTTCGACTTTTGTACCGAAGGGCTCGGTTCCAACCGGTCGGATCGAGACATTGGCGTCGAACCGGATTGAGCCCTCTTCGAGCTTGGCATCAGACACGCCAAGGGCAGCAACTACGGTCCTCAAATCCTGGGCGTACGCACGAGCCTGTGCAGCCGAGCGAATATCCGCCTCTGAGACGATCTCAACAAGCGGAACTCCCGCCCGGTTGAAATTCAGAAGCGTTTCGGTCGCCGAATGAATCCGACCACTGTCACCGACATGGATGGACTTGCCGGTGTCCTCCTCCATGTGGGCCCGGTTGATACGAATTCGACTCGTCGCGCCGTCAACCATTACGTCAAGCCATCCGTCATGGCAGACCGGTACATCAAACTGGGAAATCTGATAGTTCTTCGGCTGGTCCGAATAGAAGTAGTTCTTGCGGTGGAACTGGGATCGCTCCGATATCGAGCAGTTGAATGCAAGACCGATCTTCGTTATCCATTCAATGGCTTTACGGTTGGGCACCGGTAACGCGCCGGGCAGGCCAAGGCAGACCGGGCAGACATTCGTATTTGGTTCGGCCTCAAAGTCGACTGCACATCCACAAAACATCTTCGAGGCCGTCTCAAGTTCGACATGAACCTCGATTCCAATGACCGGCTCCCAATTCACGACGCCACCACCTCGAGAACCGGGCGACCAATGTCATCGGACAACGCTTCGATGGCGGAGGCCACCTGGAACATGACCGTTTCGCCGAGCGCCGGAGCCATCACCTGGAACCCGATCGGTAGTCCGCTCGCCGACAAGCCAACCGGTACCGACATGGCAGGATGGCCCGAGAGATTGGACGGAATCGTGCAGATGTCCTGCATGTACATCGAAAGTGGATCTTGTGTCTTGGCTCCCAACTCAAAAGCCGGGGCCGGAGCGGTCGGTGAGACAAGGACGTCCACCTGCTGGTAGGCCGTAGCGAACTCCTGAATGATGAGCGTTCGAACCCGCTGGGCCTGACCATAGAAGGCGTCGTAGTAGCCCGCCGATAGCGCGTAGGTCCCGAGCAGGATTCGGCGAATCACCTCAGAGCCAAATCCCTCCGCTCTGGTCAACGACATCATCTCATCGACCGTGCTGCCCTCAACTCTCAGGCCATATCGGACCCCGTCGAAGCGGGCAAGGTTCGCCGAACATTCGGCCGGGGCGATCAGGTAGTACGCCGACAACGCTGTCGCGGTCGACGGCAGGGAGAGTTCGACGATTTCGGCACCGGCGTTCGCCAACCGATCGACGGTGGCCCGGAAGGCGGCCAACACTTCGTCGTCGATCCCTTCGCCTGACAGCTCGTTCACGACACCAACTCGCAAGCCTTCGACGCCGGCTCCGAGTCGTTCGGTCCCCGAGGGAGCCGGACCGGGGAACGAGGTGGCGTCGTGGGGATCATGGCCGGCGATCACCTCATAAAGGACGGCGGCATCTTGCACCGAGCGCGTCAGGGGGCCGATCTGATCGAGCGAGCTGGCGAAAGCGATCAGACCGTATCGAGATACCAAACCGTAAGTGGGTTTCATACCGACCAGTCCGCACAACGCGGCGGGTTGTCGGATGGATCCACCGGTATCGGACCCAAGGCCGGCCAGAGCCGAACCAGCGGCCACCGCCGCCGCTGAACCACCAGAAGACCCGCCCGGAACCGTATCAAGATTCCAGGGGTTACGGGTCGGACCGTACGCCGAGTTTTCGGTTGACGAACCCATGGCGAATTCGTCCATGTTGGTCTTGCCAACGAACACCGCGCCAGCTTCACGAAGCAGTTTGACAACGGTACCGTCATACGGCGGAATGTATCCGGACAGGATCTTCGACGATGCGGTCGTCTCAATCCCTTTGGTCATCATGTTGTCTTTCAGAGCTATCGGCAGCCCGTCGAGCGGCCCGATCGGCTTCTCGTCGGCGATCCGACGATCTGACGCCTCGGCCGCGGCCATGGCCCCCTGACGATCGATTGTCAGGTAAGCGTGGACTGAGGCCTCGGTGAGGCTTGCTCGATGGAGGACTGACTCCGTGAGCGCCACCGATGTGCATTCTCCGGAGCGAAGAGCCACAGCAGCCTCGACGAGCGTGAGCTGGGAAAGTTCGGTCATTCGTTGTCCAGGGATGGGGGAACCCGGAAAAACCCGTCGGTGGCATCGGGCGCCTGCGACAAGACCTCATCCCTATCCAGCGAGGGCGTCACAACGTCATCGCGAAAAGCATTCACCATGTCCAGGGGGTGCGAGGTCGGCGGGACGCCCTCGGTTGGGAGCGCCTGGACTTTGGCCGCATGGTCAAGAATCACGCCTAGCTGGGCGCGATAGGCCGCCATCTCTTGTTCGGAGAGCTCGATTCGAGCAAGCTTGGCGACGTGGGCAATATCAATGTCGATCGGCATAACCGATGAGTCTAGGCGGTCTCAATATGGGCGGTAATCACCCGATCAGCTCCTCGACGGAAGGATGCTCGAACCGATCCATGCCTTCAGAGATCAATGCCCATCTCTGAAAGGAGCGTTATCACCCGTCGTTGGATTTCGTCGCGCACGATCCGCACGGCATCCAGGTCCTGGCCGTGTGGGTCGGCCAACTCCCAGTCGAGATATTGTTTGCCGGGAAAGTATGGGCAAGCATCTCCGCAGCCCATCGTCACGACCACATCGCTGGCCTGAACGATCTCAGTCGTGAAGGGCACCGGAAACTGGTTCGAGATATCGATGCCAACCTCACGCATCGCTTCCACCGCTACCGGATTTATCTCGGGGCCAGGGTTTGAACCGCCACTGAACACGATCGCCCGATCACCGGCCAAGTGTCGAGCAAAACCAGCCGACATTTGCGACCGACCGGCATTATGAACGCAGACAAAGATCATGCTCGGGGGTCGAGATTCAGACGCGATCATCTCGGCAGCCATGGCTCGCTGCTCCGTAAAGGCGTCTATCTGAGAGTCGGTGTAGTCGGCCGGATAGGAGCCCAGCAGGATGACGGTCTCGGGGCGGCTTACCGCGGGGCTTTGGGGCATGGGCACCATATTACCGACCACACTTTCTCCGGCAGCCGACAACCCAGCGCTAGCTTTACCGTAAGCGAAGGAAGGCCCGCCGTGCGTGTACTCATTGCAGCATCCGAATACTCGCCCCTCGCCCGAACCGGAGGCCTTGGCGAGGCGGTAGCCGGCATTGCCCACGGAGTCGCCGCCGAAGGGCACTCTGTCAGAGTTGTCATCCCCCGCTACCGGCACCTCCACAATCTCGGGGACCGACACGCCGGAATCGGATTTGCAGATTCGCTCTGGCTACACCGGGACGGCAACGTTGAGGTCGTCCTCGTGGATGATCCGGACTCGTTTGATCGGCCTGGTATCTACGGTGACACGCCCGGAAGCGGCTACCAGGACCAGTGGCACCGTTTCGGGCGATTTTGCACGGTGGTGGCTGCCATCGCGCACGACGTCGATGTCGTTCACCTCCACGACGCACACACCGGAGCGGTATCACTCATCACCGACCGGCCGACCGTGTTTACAGTGCACAACGCGGTATATCCAATCGTTGGCCCGTTGCATGAGGCAAGCGAACTCTTGGGCGCCGACGAGCGATCCACGAACCTCGGAGGACCGCTTGAGTGGTACGGCGGCGCCAATTATCTGAAGGCAGGAATGGCCCTGGCCGACATTGTCACGACCGTGAGCCCGACCTTCGCCAAACAACTTCTGACCGACCCCTCAGTTTCCGGTGGCCTCGACGGCGTATTGAACGCTCGGAGCCAACCACCGATCGGCATTGTGAATGGGATCGATCCCGTGGCATGGAATGCCGAAACAGATGACTCGCTCGCTTCAACCTTCGGACCTCATGAACTGGGCGGGCGCCTCGCGAATCGCGAGATGCTCATTGAGATGGCAGGAATCGACGATGGGGTGGTCTTTGGCAACGTCGGACGCATGTCCGAACAGAAGGGCCTGGCCCTGCTCGACGACCATCTCGACTCACTTGTATCAGAAGGCGCTCGCTTTGTCCTCGTCGGTAGCGGGGAACTTGATGCCATGGTCGACGGCTGGGCGATTCGCCACCCTCAGGCTGTCTGGCACGGCCCCTACTCGGAAGGGCTCAACCGACTGATCGCCGCAGGCACGGACTGCTACGTGATGCCATCGCGGTTTGAGCCTTGCGGTATCGGTCAGATGCACGCGATGAGATACGGGTCGATTCCTGTCGTTCGTTTGACCGGCGGGCTCGCCGACACCGTCATCGACGTGGACGAGAATCCAGATCTGGCAACCGGGTTCGGTTTTCGTGCCTTCGAGCCGATCGAAGCGGCCAAGACCATCCGCCGCGCCATGCGACTGTTCCGGACCGACCAGCCAACCTGGACCGCCCTTCAGCAGCGAGGAATGTCCAATGACTTCTCATGGGCAAATGCTGCACGCTCATACATCAAGGCATATGAGCAGGCCATTCGACTCTCGTAGAGGCTCCGGCCAACTACCGTTGCACTCATGACCACCCGACTCGCAGGCCTACTCATAGTGACCATGCTCCTCGGAGCGTGCTCGTTGCTCCCAACGGCAACAACCGTGCCTGGGGACACCACGACAACGACAGTCGATGACAACGGAGATGTGTCACCGACCAGTCCTCCTGCCACAACGATTCCCTCCACCGAGCCGGTTTCAGGAGTCATGGTGGTTACCGACCATGCATTAACCCTGGTCTACGACGACGCTCCGGCCGCCATCCTTACCGGCGATATCGACTATCCCCTGGCGGCGGCATCCGTTGACCTCATCGGAGGCATCGTCTTCCAGTACCAGGACCCGGGACCCGGCGTCTCGTCTGGCATCTTGCGCCTCCTACCAGGCACCATCGAGCCGCTCGAACTGATCGCCGAAGGTGAAGGACAAGTGATAACCTTGCTCGATGTCGCCCCGATCGACGGGCGACCAAATGTCATCTACCTGAGCCGACCCGACGGCGAAACAGTTGGCGGACAACTCCTCGCCGCGGACCTCCAGGGTGGAGCCCCGTTGGTGCTGTATGAGGGACCGGATCTGGTTTCCGGTGACGCGGACGGACCGACAATCCTCGTCGAACAACGTGTCAATGCCACCTGCAACAAACTCGTCGCTTTCAAAGACGGAGATCCGATTTGGAACTCCGACTGCACTGACGGTTCCGGCCCATTCTCGGTGGCGGTCTGGGATGATCTCGTGGCTACGGTACTGGCCGGCCAGGTGATCGTCTCACGAGTCGATGATCAATCAACAACCGTTTACGACGTGGCATCGGCAGTACGGGTTTTCGACCTCGACGAGGACTCTGCGCTGGTAACCGACCAATCAGGCTCTCTCATCGTCGTCGGAGAGGCGAGCCAAATAGTGATCCCCACCACCGATCCCGTCCGGTCGGCGTCACTATTCAACAGCCCCTTGGCGGTCACCGAGGGGCATCGACTCGGTGGCATTCGCATGGCACCGGGACCGTGCTCGGCCGCCGGTCAGCCCTCCGTTCCGCCTGTCACACCGGACCTACCGGATACCGTTGCGGCGATCCGCTCGGCCATCGTCGAACGCGCCGTGGCTTGTGACTTTGATGCCCTGGCCTCGCTCACGTCCTCATCGTTCGTCGTCGATCTCGCGGGAGGCGACCCTCGCAGATACTGGATGGCATCGGAAGCACGGTTCGGCGACGACCTGTCTCTGATCGTGCGGATTCTCAACCTGCCGCACGCAGTCAGCCTGCTCCCTGACGGGCGTTCGATCTATGTGTGGCCGTCGGCGGCCGTCGACCAGCCCACCGATGCCGATTGGGCGGCGCTTCGACCCGTCTTCAATGAGGAAGAAATCGACGCCATGCGACAGCAAGGCGGCTACACCGGGCGTCGCATCGGGATCGCCGAAGATGGCGAGTGGCTGTTCTCGGTGGCAGGCAACTAGCAGTGGATAGCGAGAGTCCCGCCCTCCGACGGGAGGTTCTCGCCGTTGTTTCGATCGCCGTCCAGTCCCCCGCCAACCGCCCGACCGACCGGGCCCTCCGTCGATTGGGGCGGACCCCCACGGACGATCCAGCGGCCGATGCCATCCGCCTGGCGATGGATAAACCGGGACGTCTCACGGGCAGCCTGGCCGTACCAACTTCCGATGCCGAGGCAGCCGCGGCTCTGAGTGCCTTGAGCCAAAAACAACGCCTCATCCTGCTCCTCCATCACGGACGGCATTGGGATGAGGAGCGCATCGCCAGGGCGCTGGGAGCCCACTACGGCGCCGGCAACCTACAGGACGCCGAGGCAACCGTTTCCCTGGAACTCAGGCCCCGGTTGGCCTGGGAGATCGACCATCAGCTCCGAACCATCGTCCTCGACGAGTCTCCAAACCAATCGAGCCGCCTCATCAAAGGCTTTGCCGCCCTCGTCGTGGGGGTGGGGGTGATTCTCGCTTTCCTGGCGTTTACCCGGGCCGATATCGATCGACCCGACCTCATCCAACTGCGTCCAGGCGGCCTGGTCAGGGCTGACTCGGAAGGCGAACTCACCAGACTGATCGAGGAGCAGGTTTCCGTCGCCAGGGTGACGCCAGACAATGCGATTCTTTATCAGTTTACGGGGGGGCCGGGAGTGGCAGGGGGTTCCATCTGGTACAGCCCCCGACCCGGAGAACGGGCCGGCCAGTTGGTCGGCAAGACCGGTGGAGCTCTCGGATGGGTAGAACCTGAATACCTACCCGCCGGACTAAACGCCACCCATCGGTACGCCATCGCGATCACTGGCGATGCCAAGGCCGATTCAAGCGGGACCAACACCACCGCCCACTGGGTTGTGCTCATTGATCCAGATACCGGGACGCAGACCGAAGTCGCTGATCTCGGTGAATCGAGCGGAGACGGAGAGTCATCGACCGGAGGGGTCAAACCCGTATTCGCGTCGTATGGCGGACAGCGGATACTGGTTTGGATGATGGATGCGGTGGGCCTTGAGTCGCTGCCGTCAGATGAACCATCCGACTGTGGAAGATGGCTCTTGTTCGACTTGAACGGAACCGAACTACCCACCCCCGGACCCGTTCCTACGTGCGACCGAAACGCAACGTCAGTCAGCGTGCCCACGTTGAACCCGACGGGAACCCGACTGATGTGGCTGGAAACCACCGGCACCATAGCCAGCGACAACCCCCCACGCGAAGGCTGGCTCTCGTCTCAATCAACTGTTCTGAGGGTGCTGGATCTTGAGAACGGAAGGCAGTTTTCCGCTCCCCTCACCACGATCGACCAACCAACGTTCTGGGCCCAGTTCACCATGTATTCCCAACAGACGGGCACCCTGTTCATCGACAGTCAGGAAGACGTCGCGGTGGTATCCATCGGCATCTGGAATCCTGAGGTATCGATACACAACTACACCACGTACCTCGTCGACCTCGTCGGCGAACGGATCGAGACCTCGGCCACCGACGGCCCGGTGACATTCGGTCACTGACCCGCCATGAACCCGGCCGGTTTCCGCACCCGGGCCGGACCTGGCTGGGTAGCTTTACCTGGTGAAGGACTCCAACCACTACCCGGTCTCCATCGATCGACGGGTCTTCGTCGAAATGACCGATGGCGTACGCATCGCCGTCACCACGTATCTGCCGGACGCGCCCAATGACGGACCATTCCCCGCCATCGTCGAATCCCTTCCCTACCGAAAAGACGATGACTGCACCGCCCGCGA is a window from the Acidimicrobiia bacterium genome containing:
- a CDS encoding glycogen/starch synthase, which translates into the protein MRVLIAASEYSPLARTGGLGEAVAGIAHGVAAEGHSVRVVIPRYRHLHNLGDRHAGIGFADSLWLHRDGNVEVVLVDDPDSFDRPGIYGDTPGSGYQDQWHRFGRFCTVVAAIAHDVDVVHLHDAHTGAVSLITDRPTVFTVHNAVYPIVGPLHEASELLGADERSTNLGGPLEWYGGANYLKAGMALADIVTTVSPTFAKQLLTDPSVSGGLDGVLNARSQPPIGIVNGIDPVAWNAETDDSLASTFGPHELGGRLANREMLIEMAGIDDGVVFGNVGRMSEQKGLALLDDHLDSLVSEGARFVLVGSGELDAMVDGWAIRHPQAVWHGPYSEGLNRLIAAGTDCYVMPSRFEPCGIGQMHAMRYGSIPVVRLTGGLADTVIDVDENPDLATGFGFRAFEPIEAAKTIRRAMRLFRTDQPTWTALQQRGMSNDFSWANAARSYIKAYEQAIRLS
- the gatA gene encoding Asp-tRNA(Asn)/Glu-tRNA(Gln) amidotransferase subunit GatA produces the protein MTELSQLTLVEAAVALRSGECTSVALTESVLHRASLTEASVHAYLTIDRQGAMAAAEASDRRIADEKPIGPLDGLPIALKDNMMTKGIETTASSKILSGYIPPYDGTVVKLLREAGAVFVGKTNMDEFAMGSSTENSAYGPTRNPWNLDTVPGGSSGGSAAAVAAGSALAGLGSDTGGSIRQPAALCGLVGMKPTYGLVSRYGLIAFASSLDQIGPLTRSVQDAAVLYEVIAGHDPHDATSFPGPAPSGTERLGAGVEGLRVGVVNELSGEGIDDEVLAAFRATVDRLANAGAEIVELSLPSTATALSAYYLIAPAECSANLARFDGVRYGLRVEGSTVDEMMSLTRAEGFGSEVIRRILLGTYALSAGYYDAFYGQAQRVRTLIIQEFATAYQQVDVLVSPTAPAPAFELGAKTQDPLSMYMQDICTIPSNLSGHPAMSVPVGLSASGLPIGFQVMAPALGETVMFQVASAIEALSDDIGRPVLEVVAS
- the gatC gene encoding Asp-tRNA(Asn)/Glu-tRNA(Gln) amidotransferase subunit GatC, coding for MPIDIDIAHVAKLARIELSEQEMAAYRAQLGVILDHAAKVQALPTEGVPPTSHPLDMVNAFRDDVVTPSLDRDEVLSQAPDATDGFFRVPPSLDNE
- a CDS encoding arsenate reductase ArsC, encoding MVPMPQSPAVSRPETVILLGSYPADYTDSQIDAFTEQRAMAAEMIASESRPPSMIFVCVHNAGRSQMSAGFARHLAGDRAIVFSGGSNPGPEINPVAVEAMREVGIDISNQFPVPFTTEIVQASDVVVTMGCGDACPYFPGKQYLDWELADPHGQDLDAVRIVRDEIQRRVITLLSEMGIDL